The bacterium genome contains the following window.
TGACTATGAGGAACAGCAGGATGTTGAACACCGCGACTCCCGCCCCGTGGGCCATCGTCATCTCTTTCGAGACGTAATGAATCAGGTTGGTACCAACCAACGCCGTCAGGCAGAAGCCGAATGCCCACACTTCAGCCACGCCGAGACTCAGCATAGCGCGGTACAGAAGCAGGAAAGATACGAAATAGAACACCATCAGTGACCAAGCGACGGCGACTTGATAGGGTGTTGACCAGCCATTTGTCGGGGAATGCGTCACGTAGCGAGCCATGACGTGGCCTATCAGGACTCCGGGCACCTCCAGTATTGCGACGCCGATCGGGAGCTTGTTGGCAGGGTGTCCCGCGGGGGTCAGCGTGACAGAGTCGAGCTGGAATCCGTCCGATTCATGTACTAGCCGGTTGTCATTGCGAAAGTCGATGTCGTGGTCGAGAATGATGGACCTGGCCCAGACGTAGTACCCCTTTCCGTCACTCAGGATTAGCACCTTGTTGTCACCGTACTTCAGGGATACGAGAGTCAGTGCGACCGAGGCAGCAAAAACCAGACCAAGTATGAGCACGTAGGACGTATGCCACGACCTGTCCGCTTGTGTGTTCATGTCAGAGAACGCGGATTCCCCTACGGCTCTCCCGACGAAGCAATGTGCTCGGTTCCCAGTTACCGTCTTGCCTGAGCGCAACGGCGCGAATCGCTGGCTGGCTCCGGTCGCACCTCAAACAAGCCAACCGCGCTTCGCAGGAGAGCAAGGCGTAAGAAGATACGGCAGCAAGACCCTCCCTTGACTCAGGAAGGAAGTACTTTCCCCGGGGAGGCAAGCATGTTCTCCGGTCCGGCAGAAACGCCACGGCCAATTGCAGGTAGCGAGACTCGCCGACTGACGGCACGCCGACGAGTGACTCCCAACGGTTGCGCATGTCGAGCCGATACCAGACTACTGCCTGAGAATCCCCCTTAGGAATTGCGGATCGCTCCAGTCCCAGAGCCGACTCTTCTTCGTGTCCACGTTGACTGGATCTACGTTCCAGAGGAACGTCGCATTGTTCACGCCCCCGTTGAGATTGATGAGGAAACTCGCGAACACAAGCAACACAAAAACCGCCATGAGCAGACCATGGAGCGCGCCGCGGTTCTCAGCGAACCAAATCAAAACGGGGATCAAGAAGTACACAAGATAGGGTACCATGTCGGCGAAGAGGCGAGGGCCGTACGAATGGCCGCCGTACCACCAATCTGGAAAGCTCGATATGAAGAGCCAATGCGCCGCTACTACCGCCACCAGAAGCAAGTCAAGCACCCTGTCCTGGCCCTTCTTCAGTTTCAGGACCATGCCGCCGAGGGCGAAAAGAAACACTGGCGAGTATACGAAGAGACCGCGGGATGGACTGGCCAGAGTCCCGGCCAGACCTTCAAACAAGTGTGCAGTCGTACTCTGCTGGCCGAGTGCGTAGTAAGGCGACAAAATCGAATGGTAGAGCCATAGGTCGTACCACAGATACGGCACGACGACGACCAGACTCCATGCAAGGTAGCGCAGGAGGTACCTGCGGTGGCGAATGGCAACGAACAGGGTGAGGCCGACGATGGACAGTGCGTTTGTCGGACGAACAACAAAGGAGTAGGCCAACGGGAGGCTGGCGAATTGCGCCAGGAAGGGCTTTTCGCGGGCCTTCAATAGAATTAGAAGGGCGGCGGCCAGCATCAGCATTGATGGACCGTGTTGCCACAGGGCCCGGCTTGCCGATGACCACGCTGGCGTGCAAAACGCAAAGATGCAGGCCAGGATTAGTGAAAGCCACCCGTTGAGAAACTGCCGCCCCACGAAGTACAAAAGCACTGCAGTCAATGCGACAAAGAGCGATGCCACGAGTATCTCCACTCGCCCGTGGTGGGAAACTGCGCCCGCCATCTGGTTGCCGTTCGCTCGCGTCCTGCCCAGAAACCGCTCGGGCAATAGCGGGGTCGCAACCAAGGCACGCAGCCCCACGTCTATCAGATACACAAAAGGCGCGGCGAGCAGCGGTGTACCGATCGGGTAGCTGCTATATATGTGTCCATTGATCATCACGTAAAGGTAGTGCGGCCCCGGTAGAATCGAGTCGCGATATTCGTCGAGGTCGGTCTTGCCTTCCTTGGCAATAGTGAGAGCCTCGTTGACCGACCATATGGAATCGCACGACTGTGAGACACGACTGAGGCCGTGAACCAGCAGCACCAAGATGAACAACAAAACCGGAGCCCAGAGAGTGAAGAACCCAGCAGCCCTGGAACGGGCGTGAGATCCCGCACTGCGGACGGAACTGGTCGAGGCTGTGGTCTCTGTTCCTATGTGAGGCAATGGGCGCGGTCGGACTCCGTGTCCGTTCAAGGCATCTCGCTCATCAGGTCGACTATTTGTCCGAGGCTACAGCCATGCCTGCAGCCGGATGTCGAAACCGAAGACACTCCAGTTGCCCTGATAGCTCTTATGGTAGGTGCAGTCAAGCGTGGCCCTGAAGTGATCTGAGACAGGCTGCAAGTTGAGTCCCCCGGCTATCATCCACTCTGAGACCCCCCCGTTGGACAAGGTCAGATCCAGCCGTCCAACTGGCTTCAGTACACCCCTATCCGATGCCGCCTGGAGATACGCCATGTTGTTCCGAATGTGCTGAGCACTAAGGTTCTGGAATTCGGCTTGGATTTCAAGCGGACCGTGGACGAGGCGGGCCTCGGCTGCGAGAGTCCGCCAGGCCGTGTCTGCCGTATCGGGCCGCCCGTAGTAGGCGCGTAGGGCGAGAATCCCATCCACCGCCGATAGCGGTTTGAAGGTCACTCTCCCGCATAGGTCCTTACTGGTATTGTCGTCCTTGAGATTCGCGCCACCGCCGTTAATGACTGCGGCCGACACCGAGAAGCGGCCAGGCGCCCAGCTTCCGAGAATCCCGACATCTCGCGTTCCCGTTGGCTTGGCGTAGCTGGCCAGGAATGAACTACTTGGCAGTTTCTGACTGTCGGGCGGTGTCATGGCGTCCATCCCTAGTGGAAGCAGGAACTGGCCCGCGCGCAGCCGGAAACTATCACGCCATTGCAGGTCGACGTACAAGTCCTGCGGCTGGAGCATGCTGACATCGCCACTTGCTCGGAAGGAAACGGCGCGGCTCAGTTGTCCGGTCATTCCGATCGGCGCAGAGACTCGATCGAGGACAAACTCGCTGTGAGCGAGTCCTCCCGTCTGTGCCTGCCACCATTGCGCGCTGCTCGCGACTAGCGCGTCCATCGTCAACTTGTCACTGATCAGGCTCAGTTCGGCCCGGGCAACACCTACAACGGCGAGTAGTAGCAGAAACCGTAACAATACGTTGCGCATCCCAGCCATTTGGTCCTCCTTTTCAATCGCGAGCGTCTATCCGCATCCCTGCAGTGTGAAGCACAGCAGGATGATCGGTCATGGACGATCAGCGTCTGGCTGTCCGTAGCCAGTTGTATGCCAGCCTCCTACCAAAAAAGTACTGCCAGTAACCGACAAGCAGGGCCAGGTTCGTCCATACGTAGTATTGCGGAAACAGGAGCTTTCGTAGATGGCCGCGTGCAACTAGCACGAGGGGGGTCGTCAGGTATGCGAGAAGCTGGAGCATCAGCGCGACGCGGAAAAATGGAATGTGCCAGCAAACCGCGCTGCCTACGAGTATTGCCAACAGCAGGAACGGCGTCACCCAGCGCAGGAACTTGTGGGAAATCAACACCCAAGACTTGACTCCGTGACTCGGCAGAAACACGTCCGGCATCATGAAAAAGGCCTGTATGTTTCCGCGGCTTATGCGGGTCTTGCGCGTGAACTCGACTCTCGCGGTCTCCGCCTTTGTCCACGACTTTGCCCGGGGTTCATAGACGGCAGAATAGCCCCACAGAAACGGCCGAGTTCCCATTATCCAGTCGTCGTTTATGGTCTCGGGAGGAATCGGCTGACATAGCGACCGGCGCAACAT
Protein-coding sequences here:
- a CDS encoding porin — protein: MAGMRNVLLRFLLLLAVVGVARAELSLISDKLTMDALVASSAQWWQAQTGGLAHSEFVLDRVSAPIGMTGQLSRAVSFRASGDVSMLQPQDLYVDLQWRDSFRLRAGQFLLPLGMDAMTPPDSQKLPSSSFLASYAKPTGTRDVGILGSWAPGRFSVSAAVINGGGANLKDDNTSKDLCGRVTFKPLSAVDGILALRAYYGRPDTADTAWRTLAAEARLVHGPLEIQAEFQNLSAQHIRNNMAYLQAASDRGVLKPVGRLDLTLSNGGVSEWMIAGGLNLQPVSDHFRATLDCTYHKSYQGNWSVFGFDIRLQAWL